A window of the Candidatus Marinimicrobia bacterium CG08_land_8_20_14_0_20_45_22 genome harbors these coding sequences:
- the rplB gene encoding 50S ribosomal protein L2: EGKYVTLKMPSGEIRLVFEECYATVGVVGNKTHENISLGKAGRNRWLGRRPKVRGVAMNPIDHPMGGGEGKSSGGRHPCTPWGKPTKGYRTRKKRNPSSKFIVKRRAK, translated from the coding sequence GAAGGCAAGTATGTGACGTTAAAAATGCCTTCCGGTGAAATACGTTTGGTTTTTGAAGAATGCTACGCCACAGTCGGCGTTGTTGGAAACAAGACGCACGAGAACATTTCTTTAGGAAAAGCAGGAAGAAACCGCTGGTTAGGTCGCAGACCGAAAGTCAGAGGCGTCGCGATGAACCCGATCGATCATCCGATGGGCGGTGGAGAAGGAAAGAGCTCCGGCGGCAGACATCCCTGTACACCTTGGGGCAAACCAACCAAAGGATACCGGACGCGCAAGAAACGGAATCCGAGCAGTAAATTCATTGTAAAAAGACGGGCTAAATAG